Below is a genomic region from Balneolales bacterium ANBcel1.
TGAGCTGATTGTCCGCCATATCGCGGTTAATGCGATTCAGCGAAAGTTGAGAATCCAACGACTGAATGTTGGTATTCACTCTGTTAAGATCACCAAAGCTTGACATATTATTTCTTATTTGTTGATGGTTTTACGTAAAAAGCGTTTAGCCTTCGTAATGCAATTACCTGAATTATCGAGCCGCTTTTTCCGTACTTAAGAAAAAAGTGAGCCGGTATTTTCGATTGTGACTAAGTGTGGCAAGTCATAGAAAAGTATTGCAGGGCAATAGTTTGGGGTGGGGGTTTTAGTCAAGAAAGGAATGACGGGACGGTTGTTCAAAGAGTTTCGAAGTATGAATGAGAGGGTGTTTGGCTCGGCGTCTCAATTGTGTCCGGTTAAAAAAAAGCCGGATGTCGCAGTGACACCCGGCTTTTGAAGGCCGCCGGCAGGAGATAATGTTGCCGGCAGGAAAGAGTTGCTGTCTGGATCCGTCGGATTATCCGAGGAACCCGAGCACGGACTGCGGACCCATATTGGCTTGTGCCAGGGCCGAAGTCGCTGTCTGCTGCAGAATTTGCAGTCGCACAGACTCACTCTGCTCTTTGGCAAAGTCGGTGTCCATGATCCGGCTTACCGCAGACTGGTTGGCGCTGATGCCCTGAGAAAGAGTCACTTCGCGCACACTCAGTGATGACTGGGCGATACCGATGTCGTTCACACGCCGGGCCATGGCGTCAATCGCGCTGTCGATCTCGGTAATGAAAGAGCGAAAGTCACCGGCGTTCCAGGCACCTTTTTCACCCGAGCCGCCCTGTGTAAAAGAGAGTTCGCCGGCGGGTGCTGAGCCGCTCGCCATGGAAAGATGAAAAGAATCGTATCCGGCCGCAATAGTTTCTTCCACAAGAACAGTACTGCCACTG
It encodes:
- a CDS encoding flagellin, whose product is SGSTVLVEETIAAGYDSFHLSMASGSAPAGELSFTQGGSGEKGAWNAGDFRSFITEIDSAIDAMARRVNDIGIAQSSLSVREVTLSQGISANQSAVSRIMDTDFAKEQSESVRLQILQQTATSALAQANMGPQSVLGFLG